Proteins from a genomic interval of Bradyrhizobium sp. CCGB01:
- a CDS encoding helix-turn-helix domain-containing protein, with the protein MQDWCSIVGGNVRRLRQLRRMTQEELAFEAQIDLTYVGGIERGRRNPSLLVMARIARALSVPITKLFVES; encoded by the coding sequence ATGCAGGATTGGTGCAGCATCGTAGGAGGAAATGTGCGACGACTGCGGCAATTGCGGCGCATGACGCAAGAGGAGCTCGCATTCGAGGCGCAAATAGATCTAACTTACGTCGGGGGCATTGAGCGGGGCCGTCGAAATCCCAGTTTGTTGGTCATGGCGAGAATCGCACGGGCGCTCTCCGTGCCCATCACTAAACTATTTGTGGAATCCTGA
- a CDS encoding DUF736 family protein — MTAIGFVTRTMDGGFSGELKLLPICAHIDIVPNRDKSGDITPDFRIFAHGVEVGSGRILSGESFGTDYLSLSLAAPGLGGRKLCTNLGRTVGLNGDGGYFLVWNPVD; from the coding sequence ATGACCGCGATCGGATTCGTCACCCGCACAATGGACGGCGGCTTCAGCGGCGAGCTCAAATTGCTGCCCATCTGCGCCCACATTGACATCGTGCCCAACCGCGATAAGTCGGGCGATATCACGCCGGACTTTCGCATCTTCGCCCACGGGGTCGAGGTCGGATCCGGTCGGATTTTGAGCGGCGAGAGCTTTGGAACGGACTACCTCAGCTTGTCGCTCGCAGCACCCGGCCTTGGGGGCCGTAAGCTCTGCACCAACCTTGGTCGAACCGTCGGCCTTAACGGTGACGGCGGCTACTTTCTCGTCTGGAATCCTGTCGACTAG
- a CDS encoding Crp/Fnr family transcriptional regulator: MRNSGNLLLDSLSESDAAALRAHLKPIHLDNEKVLFEAGGKVTDIYFPNGSIVSLVVGLSSGEIIEAAMVGKDGVVGAFAALGGNIPVNRAIVQLAGPALTCKVSELRSAVLQSQSLLTTLFRHEQTVYAQASQSAACMAAHTVEARLCRWLLRARDLAGSDNLHFAQDFLAEMLGVKRRL; encoded by the coding sequence ATGCGCAATTCCGGCAATCTGCTATTGGACTCTCTTTCCGAGAGTGACGCCGCTGCCCTCCGCGCGCACCTGAAACCCATCCATCTGGACAATGAGAAGGTTCTGTTTGAGGCCGGGGGTAAGGTCACGGACATCTACTTTCCGAACGGGTCGATCGTCTCGCTTGTGGTGGGTCTCTCTTCTGGAGAGATCATTGAAGCCGCGATGGTCGGTAAAGACGGAGTCGTCGGCGCATTCGCCGCTCTTGGCGGGAACATTCCCGTCAATCGAGCCATAGTCCAACTCGCCGGACCCGCGCTGACGTGCAAGGTGAGCGAACTCAGAAGCGCGGTGCTTCAAAGTCAATCCTTGCTGACAACGCTGTTTCGTCATGAGCAGACGGTCTATGCGCAGGCAAGCCAATCGGCCGCCTGCATGGCGGCTCATACGGTAGAAGCGCGACTTTGCCGATGGCTTCTTCGAGCAAGGGATTTAGCGGGCAGCGACAATCTGCATTTCGCCCAGGATTTTCTCGCCGAGATGCTGGGCGTCAAGCGGCGGCTCTGA
- a CDS encoding DUF736 domain-containing protein, whose product MATIGTFTASDNGYTGSIKTLTLNIKAKFAASEKDNDKAPDFRIFAGATEFGAAWKKTVRDSDREYLSVKLDDPSFPAPIYASLVKIEGEEGFSLIWSRRSGD is encoded by the coding sequence ATGGCGACCATCGGCACTTTCACCGCTTCGGACAACGGCTACACCGGCTCGATCAAGACGCTGACGCTGAACATCAAGGCCAAGTTCGCGGCCTCCGAGAAGGACAACGACAAGGCTCCCGACTTCAGGATTTTCGCAGGTGCAACCGAATTCGGTGCCGCCTGGAAGAAGACCGTTCGCGACAGCGACCGCGAATATCTCTCGGTCAAGCTTGACGATCCGAGCTTCCCGGCTCCGATCTACGCCTCGCTGGTGAAGATCGAAGGCGAAGAAGGTTTCAGCCTGATCTGGTCACGCCGCAGCGGCGACTGA